A stretch of the Bombyx mori chromosome 12, ASM3026992v2 genome encodes the following:
- the LOC101737592 gene encoding uncharacterized protein LOC101737592 isoform X1, translating to MFYPVDSLKRGGRFYLCWVADSWPLRFATITHRQLWSQDIRRICDDLIEVMNNESGRPSNRFSLRLSSQLMRGLVRLYQRKVTVFLSDLCMINAHVIKNTNKKWNVHDASDDEERPHRARPRQLPQLLQFVLREDPNEQRIEELIQSSGNVVTNVQDITLKEATIPVLQLPQNDNFGDENQDVALQLLTDRTLEMMLQADGSAAQHSGLDLPLDSTDKSHDKSRLPVDPQMERISELNVSMFGRVSAEGALHAPEIAPEIPEIPVFPIPDLNIPQTENKNLTEDAVPELAATEPKQILEISNEQRVIDEIELEELEELEPQTKRRRIKNKLIVDKKIKLGGNLLRARIENPAVELRCEDSSDDIIEIRTPWDILFRTPSHVGGKPRSNFSLKLTRLYVRNLGPVAGRPYAEREMEEAMQRSRRSRVRSVLERIEEVEEPQQGAPPHTEPLHIEHVTETEINFTKDMNNTEIAIEQNLDISMLPTQKIEVQARKRVLECEAVESPKRQRSIGYVSFRQSQQLRTEITMALPDPQAEKENVPDFGRQATPSSSKQARRKTILTENISIYNEQPKDSERSVTAMLHEVGLADAQEHPAELHAATAQRPPRPASGSSETPLGSLDRTKVSLGDSEQTTDSKRFIRDQWGTEGTMIKILKHIKAGLLPINVTSLVLKGPLVPGYKKIIAARCFASLLKLKQHGFIKIIKDVNTLEVCDIMLGSKFE from the exons ATGTTTTATCCGGTCGATTCCTTAAAACGGGGAGGACGATTTTATTTGTGCTGGGTCGCTGACTCTTGGCCACTGAGATTTGCAACCATAACACACAGACAACTTTGGTCTCAAGATATTAGAAGAATAtg TGATGATTTGATTGAAGTAATGAATAATGAATCTGGCCGACCTTCAAACAGATTTTCTCTCAGACTCAGCTCTCAGCTTATGAGGGGACTAGTAAGACTCTATCAAAGGAAGGTCACAGTTTTTCTTA GTGACTTGTGCATGATAAATGCTCATGtcataaaaaacacaaacaaaaa GTGGAATGTGCACGATGCTTCTGATGATGAAGAAAGACCACACCGAGCTCGCCCCCGGCAACTACCGCAGCTTCTGCAGTTCGTGCTCCGTGAAGATCCAAACGAACAGAGAATCGAAGAACTTATTCag AGTAGCGGAAACGTCGTTACTAATGTTCAAGATATAACATTGAAAGAAGCAACAATACCGGTATTACAACTTCCGCAAAAC GATAACTTCGGTGACGAGAATCAGGATGTAGCGCTTCAGCTGCTGACAGATCGAACTCTCGAAATGATGCTGCAAGCGGACGGCTCCGCGGCGCAGCACAGCGGGCTGGACCTGCCGCTCGACTCTACCGATAAATCCCATGACAAATCTCGTCTGCCAGTCGACCCTCAAATGGAAAGGATCTCGGAGTTAAACGTATCCATGTTTGGTAGAG TTTCTGCCGAAGGAGCTTTGCATGCCCCCGAAATTGCGCCAG AAATTCCTGAAATTCCTGTATTCCCGATTCCTGACCTCAACATTCCTCAAACGGAGAA TAAAAACCTAACGGAGGATGCGGTGCCTGAGCTCGCAGCGACTGAACCAAAACAAATTCTAGAAATTAGTAATGAACAGCGAGTAATTGATGAAATCGAATTAGAA GAATTAGAAGAACTAGAGCCACAAACAAAAAGACGCAGAATTAAGAATAAGTTAATAGTcgataagaaaataaaacttggAGGAAATTTACTTCGCGCTAGAATAGAAAACCCGGCCGTGGAGTTGAGATGCGAG GACAGTTCAGACGACATTATAGAGATCCGTACGCCTTGGGACATACTGTTTCGGACACCGAGTCACGTTGGCGGTAAACCACGatcaaacttttctttgaaGCTAACAAGACTCTACGTAAGGAACCTGGGGCCGGTTGCTGGAAGACCATACGCTGAGAGAGAAATGGAG GAAGCAATGCAGCGCTCTCGCCGAAGCCGCGTCAGGTCGGTGTTAGAAAGGATCGAAGAAGTAGAGGAGCCACAGCAAGGCGCGCCGCCGCATACAGAGCCGCTACACATCGAGCACGTCACCGAAACTGAAATTAACTTCACGAAAGATATGAACAACACGGAAATTGCCATAGAACAAAATTTGGATATATCTATGTTGCCAACACAAAAAATTGAGGTGCAAGCCCGTAAGAGGGTCCTCGAATGTGAAGCGGTTGAAAGT cCAAAACGTCAACGGTCAATAGGATACGTTTCGTTCAGACAAAGCCAGCAGTTAAGAACAGAAATCACTATGGCTCTACCAG ATCCACAAGCTGAAAAGGAAAACGTACCAGATTTCGGACGGCAAGCGACGCCGTCCTCCAGTAAACAAGCTCGGAGGAAAACGATTTTAACAGAAAACATTAGTATTTACAACGAACAACCGAAGGACAGCGAGAGGAGCGTCACGGCCATGCTGCATGAGGTCGGCCTGGCTGACGCGCAGGAGCACCCGGCGGAGCTGCACGCGGCCACCGCGCAGAGACCTCCGAGACCAGCCAGCGGGAGCTCAGAGACACCTCTAGGGAGTCTGGACCGAACTAAAGTGTCGCTAGGGGACTCTGAACAGACAACGGATTCGAAAAGATTTATACG AGACCAGTGGGGTACTGAAGGAACTATGATAAAAATTCTAAAGCATATAAAAGCCGGACTCCTCCCTATTAACGTGACGAGTCTCGTACTCAAAGGGCCGCTCGTTCCCGGATACAAGAAAATAATTGCTGCCCGTTGTTTCGCGTCTTTGCTCA AATTGAAACAACATGGCTTCATCAAGATTATAAAAGATGTAAATACTTTAGAAGTATGCGATATTATGTTAGGATCAAAGTTTGAGtga
- the LOC101737592 gene encoding uncharacterized protein LOC101737592 isoform X2: MFYPVDSLKRGGRFYLCWVADSWPLRFATITHRQLWSQDIRRICDDLIEVMNNESGRPSNRFSLRLSSQLMRGLVRLYQRKVTVFLSDLCMINAHVIKNTNKKWNVHDASDDEERPHRARPRQLPQLLQFVLREDPNEQRIEELIQSSGNVVTNVQDITLKEATIPVLQLPQNDNFGDENQDVALQLLTDRTLEMMLQADGSAAQHSGLDLPLDSTDKSHDKSRLPVDPQMERISELNVSMFGREIPEIPVFPIPDLNIPQTENKNLTEDAVPELAATEPKQILEISNEQRVIDEIELEELEELEPQTKRRRIKNKLIVDKKIKLGGNLLRARIENPAVELRCEDSSDDIIEIRTPWDILFRTPSHVGGKPRSNFSLKLTRLYVRNLGPVAGRPYAEREMEEAMQRSRRSRVRSVLERIEEVEEPQQGAPPHTEPLHIEHVTETEINFTKDMNNTEIAIEQNLDISMLPTQKIEVQARKRVLECEAVESPKRQRSIGYVSFRQSQQLRTEITMALPDPQAEKENVPDFGRQATPSSSKQARRKTILTENISIYNEQPKDSERSVTAMLHEVGLADAQEHPAELHAATAQRPPRPASGSSETPLGSLDRTKVSLGDSEQTTDSKRFIRDQWGTEGTMIKILKHIKAGLLPINVTSLVLKGPLVPGYKKIIAARCFASLLKLKQHGFIKIIKDVNTLEVCDIMLGSKFE; encoded by the exons ATGTTTTATCCGGTCGATTCCTTAAAACGGGGAGGACGATTTTATTTGTGCTGGGTCGCTGACTCTTGGCCACTGAGATTTGCAACCATAACACACAGACAACTTTGGTCTCAAGATATTAGAAGAATAtg TGATGATTTGATTGAAGTAATGAATAATGAATCTGGCCGACCTTCAAACAGATTTTCTCTCAGACTCAGCTCTCAGCTTATGAGGGGACTAGTAAGACTCTATCAAAGGAAGGTCACAGTTTTTCTTA GTGACTTGTGCATGATAAATGCTCATGtcataaaaaacacaaacaaaaa GTGGAATGTGCACGATGCTTCTGATGATGAAGAAAGACCACACCGAGCTCGCCCCCGGCAACTACCGCAGCTTCTGCAGTTCGTGCTCCGTGAAGATCCAAACGAACAGAGAATCGAAGAACTTATTCag AGTAGCGGAAACGTCGTTACTAATGTTCAAGATATAACATTGAAAGAAGCAACAATACCGGTATTACAACTTCCGCAAAAC GATAACTTCGGTGACGAGAATCAGGATGTAGCGCTTCAGCTGCTGACAGATCGAACTCTCGAAATGATGCTGCAAGCGGACGGCTCCGCGGCGCAGCACAGCGGGCTGGACCTGCCGCTCGACTCTACCGATAAATCCCATGACAAATCTCGTCTGCCAGTCGACCCTCAAATGGAAAGGATCTCGGAGTTAAACGTATCCATGTTTGGTAGAG AAATTCCTGAAATTCCTGTATTCCCGATTCCTGACCTCAACATTCCTCAAACGGAGAA TAAAAACCTAACGGAGGATGCGGTGCCTGAGCTCGCAGCGACTGAACCAAAACAAATTCTAGAAATTAGTAATGAACAGCGAGTAATTGATGAAATCGAATTAGAA GAATTAGAAGAACTAGAGCCACAAACAAAAAGACGCAGAATTAAGAATAAGTTAATAGTcgataagaaaataaaacttggAGGAAATTTACTTCGCGCTAGAATAGAAAACCCGGCCGTGGAGTTGAGATGCGAG GACAGTTCAGACGACATTATAGAGATCCGTACGCCTTGGGACATACTGTTTCGGACACCGAGTCACGTTGGCGGTAAACCACGatcaaacttttctttgaaGCTAACAAGACTCTACGTAAGGAACCTGGGGCCGGTTGCTGGAAGACCATACGCTGAGAGAGAAATGGAG GAAGCAATGCAGCGCTCTCGCCGAAGCCGCGTCAGGTCGGTGTTAGAAAGGATCGAAGAAGTAGAGGAGCCACAGCAAGGCGCGCCGCCGCATACAGAGCCGCTACACATCGAGCACGTCACCGAAACTGAAATTAACTTCACGAAAGATATGAACAACACGGAAATTGCCATAGAACAAAATTTGGATATATCTATGTTGCCAACACAAAAAATTGAGGTGCAAGCCCGTAAGAGGGTCCTCGAATGTGAAGCGGTTGAAAGT cCAAAACGTCAACGGTCAATAGGATACGTTTCGTTCAGACAAAGCCAGCAGTTAAGAACAGAAATCACTATGGCTCTACCAG ATCCACAAGCTGAAAAGGAAAACGTACCAGATTTCGGACGGCAAGCGACGCCGTCCTCCAGTAAACAAGCTCGGAGGAAAACGATTTTAACAGAAAACATTAGTATTTACAACGAACAACCGAAGGACAGCGAGAGGAGCGTCACGGCCATGCTGCATGAGGTCGGCCTGGCTGACGCGCAGGAGCACCCGGCGGAGCTGCACGCGGCCACCGCGCAGAGACCTCCGAGACCAGCCAGCGGGAGCTCAGAGACACCTCTAGGGAGTCTGGACCGAACTAAAGTGTCGCTAGGGGACTCTGAACAGACAACGGATTCGAAAAGATTTATACG AGACCAGTGGGGTACTGAAGGAACTATGATAAAAATTCTAAAGCATATAAAAGCCGGACTCCTCCCTATTAACGTGACGAGTCTCGTACTCAAAGGGCCGCTCGTTCCCGGATACAAGAAAATAATTGCTGCCCGTTGTTTCGCGTCTTTGCTCA AATTGAAACAACATGGCTTCATCAAGATTATAAAAGATGTAAATACTTTAGAAGTATGCGATATTATGTTAGGATCAAAGTTTGAGtga
- the LOC101742357 gene encoding uncharacterized protein LOC101742357 isoform X1: MEEKLNGEYFEGQAEGFNYNNLTGGADSASGGSGGSGMECLPLRSQSFHYLVSEQAKSLVALQELQNEVGALLEFRDLVIETFPNLRSKMAPSRGNSVTRRDWEPGVRVRRKLPAPQEPRAKPHPSVQDSGFSTETSCKEAHSSASASASASRSRPLEDELWALLDVIQRKGGRLREEAELLRGELDERATAEDEFTHTVSHQHCDCEHVQRLREERDALLERTAQLEAQVHSSSKPTSALGRLDSTFGSPSRVRVPTPDSEKFAAILLESNPVELQRQLLNSTVQNQVLSERLKRVVAQRSSLFERLERARDVNEDLKFRLEEKSIEAETARGRVRQLEAGAHSSMREMEPLALPGEAPGRRARPSRIPLHKGAAPRQPPPRPPSAHSQRSTKSAVPVRREPAPDAKSGSSAEWEVAWEYVRRLARLEPRLPAARSLTAELLSADPDSIELWSGRPQLYFESMRYADDGDFEVDSLA, translated from the exons ACGGGCGGTGCGGACAGTGCCAGCGGAGGGTCTGGTGGCTCGGGCATGGAATGTCTTCCTCTCCGTTCGCAATCATTCCACTACCTTGTCTCAGAGCAGGCTAAATCCCTCGTCGCATTACAG GAACTCCAGAATGAGGTCGGGGCCCTGCTCGAGTTCCGCGACCTCGTCATCGAGACGTTCCCGAATCTTCGGTCAAAGATGGCGCCGTCGCGCGGGAACAGCGTTACGCGGCGCGACTGGGAGCCCGGAGTGCGCGTGCGGCGCAAGCTCCCTGCGCCACAAGAGCCGCGAGCTAAACCTCATCCCTCCGTGCAAGACTCCGGCTTCAGCACAGAGACCTCATGCAAG GAAGCGCATTCGTCCGCATCCGCGTCGGCTTCAGCGTCGAGGTCGCGTCCGTTGGAAGACGAGCTGTGGGCGTTACTTGATGTCATCCAACGTAAGGGCGGCAGATTGCGGGAAGAGGCCGAACTGCTGCGTGGGGAACTCGACGAGCGGGCTACAGCCGAAGACGAATTCACCCACACCGTCTCACACCAGCACTGCGATTGTGAACATGTACAGAGGTTGCGCGAGGAACGAGACGCCTTGCTCGAAAGAACAGCGCAGCTTGAAGCGCAG GTGCATTCGTCGAGCAAGCCGACATCGGCGCTGGGCCGGCTGGACTCTACGTTTGGTTCGCCGTCACGAGTGCGCGTGCCGACTCCCGATTCGGAAAAGTTCGCGGCGATTCTACTCGAGAGCAATCCCGTCGAACTGCAGAGACAACTCCTCAACTCCACCGTTCAGAATCAG GTTTTAAGTGAACGGCTGAAACGTGTCGTTGCGCAGCGTTCGTCACTTTTCGAAAGATTAGAAAGAGCGCGAGATGTCAACGAAGATCTAAAATTTAga TTGGAGGAAAAGAGCATAGAGGCGGAGACGGCCCGGGGTCGCGTGCGGCAGCTGGAGGCGGGCGCGCACAGCAGCATGCGGGAGATGGAGCCGCTGGCGCTCCCGGGCGAGGCTCCCGGGCGCCGGGCGCGGCCCTCCCGCATCCCGCTGCACAAGGGCGCCGCCCCCCGCCAGCCGCCGCCCCGCCCCCCCTCCGCACACTCGCAGCGCTCGACCAAGTCCGCGGTGCCCGTGCGCCGGGAGCCCGCGCCCGACGCCAAG AGCGGCTCGAGCGCGGAGTGGGAGGTGGCGTGGGAGTACGTGCGTCGGCTCGCCCGCCTCGAGCCGCGCCTGCCCGCCGCGCGCTCGCTGACCGCCGAGCTGCTCAGCGCCGACCCCGACTCCATCGAGCTGTGGAGCGGCCGCCCGCAGCTCTACTTCGAGAGCATGCGCTATGCTGACGACGGAGACTTCGAGGTCGACTCTCTCGCTTGA
- the LOC101742357 gene encoding uncharacterized protein LOC101742357 isoform X2 has product MECLPLRSQSFHYLVSEQAKSLVALQELQNEVGALLEFRDLVIETFPNLRSKMAPSRGNSVTRRDWEPGVRVRRKLPAPQEPRAKPHPSVQDSGFSTETSCKEAHSSASASASASRSRPLEDELWALLDVIQRKGGRLREEAELLRGELDERATAEDEFTHTVSHQHCDCEHVQRLREERDALLERTAQLEAQVHSSSKPTSALGRLDSTFGSPSRVRVPTPDSEKFAAILLESNPVELQRQLLNSTVQNQVLSERLKRVVAQRSSLFERLERARDVNEDLKFRLEEKSIEAETARGRVRQLEAGAHSSMREMEPLALPGEAPGRRARPSRIPLHKGAAPRQPPPRPPSAHSQRSTKSAVPVRREPAPDAKSGSSAEWEVAWEYVRRLARLEPRLPAARSLTAELLSADPDSIELWSGRPQLYFESMRYADDGDFEVDSLA; this is encoded by the exons ATGGAATGTCTTCCTCTCCGTTCGCAATCATTCCACTACCTTGTCTCAGAGCAGGCTAAATCCCTCGTCGCATTACAG GAACTCCAGAATGAGGTCGGGGCCCTGCTCGAGTTCCGCGACCTCGTCATCGAGACGTTCCCGAATCTTCGGTCAAAGATGGCGCCGTCGCGCGGGAACAGCGTTACGCGGCGCGACTGGGAGCCCGGAGTGCGCGTGCGGCGCAAGCTCCCTGCGCCACAAGAGCCGCGAGCTAAACCTCATCCCTCCGTGCAAGACTCCGGCTTCAGCACAGAGACCTCATGCAAG GAAGCGCATTCGTCCGCATCCGCGTCGGCTTCAGCGTCGAGGTCGCGTCCGTTGGAAGACGAGCTGTGGGCGTTACTTGATGTCATCCAACGTAAGGGCGGCAGATTGCGGGAAGAGGCCGAACTGCTGCGTGGGGAACTCGACGAGCGGGCTACAGCCGAAGACGAATTCACCCACACCGTCTCACACCAGCACTGCGATTGTGAACATGTACAGAGGTTGCGCGAGGAACGAGACGCCTTGCTCGAAAGAACAGCGCAGCTTGAAGCGCAG GTGCATTCGTCGAGCAAGCCGACATCGGCGCTGGGCCGGCTGGACTCTACGTTTGGTTCGCCGTCACGAGTGCGCGTGCCGACTCCCGATTCGGAAAAGTTCGCGGCGATTCTACTCGAGAGCAATCCCGTCGAACTGCAGAGACAACTCCTCAACTCCACCGTTCAGAATCAG GTTTTAAGTGAACGGCTGAAACGTGTCGTTGCGCAGCGTTCGTCACTTTTCGAAAGATTAGAAAGAGCGCGAGATGTCAACGAAGATCTAAAATTTAga TTGGAGGAAAAGAGCATAGAGGCGGAGACGGCCCGGGGTCGCGTGCGGCAGCTGGAGGCGGGCGCGCACAGCAGCATGCGGGAGATGGAGCCGCTGGCGCTCCCGGGCGAGGCTCCCGGGCGCCGGGCGCGGCCCTCCCGCATCCCGCTGCACAAGGGCGCCGCCCCCCGCCAGCCGCCGCCCCGCCCCCCCTCCGCACACTCGCAGCGCTCGACCAAGTCCGCGGTGCCCGTGCGCCGGGAGCCCGCGCCCGACGCCAAG AGCGGCTCGAGCGCGGAGTGGGAGGTGGCGTGGGAGTACGTGCGTCGGCTCGCCCGCCTCGAGCCGCGCCTGCCCGCCGCGCGCTCGCTGACCGCCGAGCTGCTCAGCGCCGACCCCGACTCCATCGAGCTGTGGAGCGGCCGCCCGCAGCTCTACTTCGAGAGCATGCGCTATGCTGACGACGGAGACTTCGAGGTCGACTCTCTCGCTTGA